Proteins encoded together in one Chitinophaga sp. LS1 window:
- the cmk gene encoding (d)CMP kinase, which produces MKKIIITLDGYSSCGKSTLAKQLAAELDYVYIDSGAMYRAITLYFIQNRIDWNNPEEVAQALKNIQLEFVYNPLTGFSEMNLNGENVEQLIREMLVAEKVSEVAAVGAVREFAVAQQQEMGKQKGIVMDGRDIGTTVFPHAELKIFMTAEAAIRVERRFKELYAKNKGITLHEVKENLELRDYIDTNREISPLRKAEDAIILDNSQLSPNEQLKLVLQWVDDAVMVKS; this is translated from the coding sequence TTGAAAAAGATTATCATCACCTTAGATGGATATTCTTCCTGCGGGAAGAGTACGCTAGCCAAACAGTTAGCTGCGGAGCTGGATTATGTATACATCGACAGCGGCGCCATGTATCGTGCTATCACGTTGTATTTTATTCAGAACCGTATAGACTGGAACAACCCTGAAGAGGTAGCCCAGGCATTGAAAAACATCCAGCTGGAATTCGTCTACAACCCACTCACCGGGTTCTCTGAAATGAACCTGAACGGTGAGAATGTAGAACAACTGATCCGCGAAATGCTGGTAGCTGAAAAAGTAAGTGAAGTCGCCGCCGTAGGTGCTGTCAGGGAGTTCGCCGTTGCTCAGCAACAGGAAATGGGTAAGCAGAAAGGCATCGTCATGGATGGTCGCGACATCGGTACCACCGTATTTCCCCATGCAGAACTCAAGATCTTTATGACTGCTGAAGCAGCTATCCGGGTAGAACGCCGCTTTAAGGAACTCTATGCTAAAAACAAAGGCATCACCCTCCACGAAGTAAAAGAGAACCTGGAACTGCGCGATTACATCGACACCAACCGCGAAATCAGCCCACTCCGTAAAGCAGAAGATGCTATTATATTGGATAACAGTCAGTTATCGCCAAACGAGCAACTGAAGTTGGTATTACAATGGGTAGACGATGCCGTGATGGTGAAGTCATGA
- a CDS encoding T9SS type A sorting domain-containing protein: MKFLFSIILFCVTFHLSYGQETYISTGAQVWNFGNVGVFGNITNEGALGSSPNANLYFYGKVWTNGFNASLKDESTSGLKGTGGIFSFAGSSGQQTISGGFNVAAKIGASFPNVDINNPDGVIFYTLNDLKIRNTLSLSNGLVFLNGQNLMVGDTSAGSITGYSDRRFVVTGTSSSGGFLYRSKLASSAGQVVFPIGSSASNYAPAAVQYEGDAEDFHARVFDSVYQYASSGTSIYDTVVYKTWNIGEELGGTGKTAVTLQHMDSNEGDEYNINRDESYISLFKDSEWEHRYSVNDNMSTGTLTSQTMVSSATMHSRGFGGIGLNAYFAKKTNFSNSYSPATIIDFNAYRVSISLVDLVWITSRETNMNVFEVERRLDNEETFTKVGTVATKAPNGNSTTKLSYYYQDTNDYDGWSYYRIKAVSKTGKYVYSDVREVGPLVDVTVYPNPNWGDFKIKVRGIKTTLIMQLYDVWGQVMRRQEITGTGDVEVHNLPAGTYFLVLKQKDTMKEVYTCKVIVIDH; the protein is encoded by the coding sequence ATGAAGTTCTTATTCTCCATAATACTTTTTTGCGTTACGTTCCATCTCAGCTATGGGCAGGAGACTTACATCTCTACCGGTGCGCAGGTATGGAATTTTGGTAACGTCGGGGTATTTGGTAACATAACGAATGAGGGGGCATTAGGATCGAGCCCCAATGCTAACCTTTATTTTTATGGTAAAGTATGGACGAATGGCTTTAACGCTTCTCTCAAAGACGAAAGTACCTCCGGCCTCAAAGGCACCGGGGGCATTTTTAGTTTTGCAGGTAGTAGCGGACAGCAGACTATTTCCGGCGGATTCAATGTGGCTGCAAAGATTGGTGCGAGTTTTCCCAACGTAGATATCAATAACCCGGATGGTGTTATCTTTTATACCCTCAATGACCTGAAGATCAGAAATACCCTTAGCTTATCTAACGGGCTCGTATTCCTGAACGGACAGAACCTCATGGTCGGCGATACCTCTGCGGGATCTATCACTGGTTATTCAGACCGGCGTTTTGTGGTAACAGGTACTTCCTCCAGCGGTGGATTCCTGTATCGTTCCAAACTAGCCAGCAGTGCCGGACAGGTGGTATTCCCGATAGGTAGCTCTGCCAGCAATTATGCACCAGCTGCTGTGCAGTATGAAGGAGATGCAGAAGATTTTCATGCACGTGTATTTGACAGTGTATATCAATATGCCAGTTCCGGAACTTCCATCTATGACACTGTTGTGTACAAAACATGGAACATAGGAGAGGAGTTGGGTGGTACCGGCAAAACAGCTGTAACCCTGCAGCATATGGATAGTAATGAGGGCGATGAATATAATATAAACAGGGATGAGAGTTATATCTCTTTATTCAAGGACAGTGAGTGGGAACATCGTTACAGTGTGAATGACAACATGAGCACTGGTACGTTGACTTCTCAGACCATGGTATCATCAGCTACCATGCATTCCCGCGGTTTCGGGGGCATTGGCCTGAATGCTTATTTTGCTAAAAAGACCAACTTTTCCAATAGCTATTCACCAGCTACAATTATTGACTTCAACGCTTACCGTGTAAGTATCTCATTGGTAGATCTGGTTTGGATCACCAGCAGAGAGACTAACATGAATGTGTTTGAAGTAGAGCGCAGACTGGATAACGAAGAAACCTTTACTAAGGTAGGCACCGTCGCCACGAAAGCGCCTAATGGAAACAGCACAACTAAATTGAGTTACTATTACCAGGATACAAATGACTACGATGGATGGAGCTATTATCGCATTAAGGCAGTATCAAAAACCGGCAAGTACGTCTACTCTGATGTAAGAGAAGTCGGACCGCTGGTGGATGTAACCGTTTACCCGAACCCGAACTGGGGCGATTTCAAGATCAAAGTAAGAGGTATCAAGACTACGTTGATAATGCAATTGTACGATGTATGGGGTCAGGTGATGCGTAGGCAGGAGATTACAGGAACCGGAGATGTGGAAGTACACAACTTGCCAGCTGGTACTTACTTCCTCGTGCTGAAACAAAAAGACACAATGAAAGAAGTGTATACCTGCAAAGTAATAGTGATAGATCATTGA
- a CDS encoding ATP-dependent Clp protease ATP-binding subunit, with protein sequence MDQNFSPQVKEIISFSREEALRLGNDFIGTEHLLLGIIREGEGTAVKILQALNVDLYELRKEVELAVKDKTGKNIANINSLPLTRQAEKVIRVTVLEAKALKSPTVETEHLMLSILKNKENVCTQILQQFDVDYDTFKNELGFVKSSDPKAEFDDPGEEEFEDERKSFASKAKQTNTKSKTPVLDNFGRDITKLAESGSLDPIVGREAEIERVSQILSRRKKNNPILIGEPGVGKTAIVEGLALRIVQRKVSRVLFDKRVVSLDLAALVAGTKYRGQFEERMKAIMNELEKNRDVILFIDEIHTIVGAGGASGSLDASNIFKPALARGELQCIGASTLDEYRMYIEKDGALDRRFQKVMVDPPTVEETIQILNNIKPRYEEYHNVSYSDDAIQACVKLSDRYMTDRLLPDKAIDVLDEVGARVHLKNINVPQNILDLEKQIEDIKQEKNKVVKSQRFEEAAALRDTEKKLGEDLEKAKAVWEEEVKHKRYPIDEEAIAEVVSMMTGIPVKRMVQAETEKLRRMGEDLKGAVVGQDEAISKVTKAIQRNRVGLKDPKKPIGTFIFLGPTGVGKTELAKSLARYMFDSEDSLIRIDMSEYMEKFSVSRLIGAPPGYVGYEEGGQLTEKVRRKPYSVILLDEIEKAHPDIYNILLQVLDDGILTDGLGRKVDFKNTLIIMTSNIGVRQLKDFGAGVGFSTNAKSNSEEENTKSVIEKALKRTFSPEFLNRIDDVIIFNSLSKEHIYTIIDITMQSVLKRLENLGFSLELTEEAKGFLAEKGYDQQFGARPLHRAIQKYLEDPLAEEILNMNIHNGDVLIADLDKENQKLIFTLKNSRNIKSEKSEA encoded by the coding sequence ATGGACCAGAATTTTTCACCGCAAGTAAAGGAGATCATTTCGTTTAGCAGAGAGGAAGCTCTACGCTTGGGGAATGATTTCATCGGCACAGAACACCTGCTGCTTGGCATTATCCGAGAGGGGGAAGGGACAGCTGTTAAAATTCTGCAGGCCTTGAATGTAGACCTTTATGAACTACGTAAGGAGGTTGAATTGGCCGTAAAAGACAAGACAGGAAAGAATATAGCCAATATCAATAGCCTCCCGCTTACAAGGCAGGCAGAGAAAGTAATCCGTGTTACGGTGCTAGAAGCAAAGGCACTGAAAAGTCCTACCGTAGAAACGGAACACTTAATGCTTTCTATCCTCAAGAATAAAGAAAACGTTTGTACACAAATCTTACAACAGTTTGACGTGGATTACGACACTTTTAAAAACGAGCTGGGCTTCGTAAAGTCTTCTGACCCTAAAGCAGAATTTGACGATCCAGGAGAGGAAGAATTTGAAGATGAACGCAAGAGTTTTGCCTCTAAGGCCAAACAGACAAATACGAAGTCTAAAACGCCTGTGCTGGATAATTTCGGCCGGGATATTACCAAGCTGGCCGAGAGTGGCAGCCTTGACCCGATTGTAGGTCGCGAAGCGGAAATTGAGCGTGTATCGCAGATATTATCCCGCCGTAAAAAGAATAATCCGATCCTGATCGGTGAACCGGGAGTGGGTAAAACCGCTATCGTAGAGGGCCTGGCACTGCGCATCGTGCAGCGTAAGGTATCACGCGTATTGTTTGACAAACGTGTTGTAAGCCTCGATCTCGCCGCACTGGTAGCCGGTACAAAATACCGTGGCCAGTTTGAAGAAAGGATGAAAGCCATCATGAATGAACTGGAGAAAAACAGAGATGTGATCCTGTTCATTGATGAAATTCACACGATCGTTGGTGCAGGTGGTGCTTCAGGTTCCCTGGATGCTTCCAATATCTTCAAACCAGCCCTCGCCCGTGGAGAACTCCAGTGCATCGGTGCATCCACCCTGGATGAGTATCGCATGTACATCGAGAAAGATGGTGCACTCGACCGCCGTTTCCAGAAAGTAATGGTAGACCCTCCAACCGTGGAGGAAACAATACAGATCCTCAACAATATCAAACCAAGATATGAAGAGTATCACAACGTAAGCTATTCTGATGATGCAATTCAGGCGTGCGTAAAACTGAGCGATCGCTACATGACAGACCGTTTATTGCCAGATAAGGCGATCGATGTACTGGATGAAGTAGGCGCCCGTGTACACCTCAAGAACATCAACGTTCCGCAGAACATCCTGGATCTGGAAAAACAGATCGAAGATATCAAGCAGGAAAAGAATAAAGTCGTGAAGAGTCAACGCTTTGAAGAAGCAGCAGCACTACGCGATACGGAAAAGAAACTAGGCGAGGACCTTGAGAAAGCGAAAGCCGTTTGGGAAGAAGAAGTGAAACACAAACGCTACCCAATCGATGAAGAAGCGATCGCCGAAGTGGTGAGCATGATGACAGGTATCCCTGTTAAACGTATGGTACAGGCCGAAACTGAAAAACTGCGTCGGATGGGTGAAGACCTGAAAGGTGCAGTAGTTGGTCAGGACGAAGCCATTTCCAAAGTAACAAAAGCTATTCAGCGTAACCGCGTAGGTCTGAAAGATCCAAAGAAACCAATTGGTACTTTCATCTTCCTCGGTCCTACAGGGGTTGGTAAAACTGAGCTGGCTAAGTCACTCGCACGCTATATGTTCGATTCAGAAGATTCTCTGATCCGTATAGATATGAGTGAATACATGGAGAAATTCTCTGTAAGCCGCCTGATTGGTGCGCCTCCGGGATATGTAGGTTATGAAGAAGGTGGTCAGCTGACTGAAAAAGTTCGCCGTAAACCATACTCTGTAATCCTGCTGGACGAAATCGAAAAGGCACATCCGGATATTTACAATATCCTGCTGCAGGTGCTGGACGATGGTATCCTCACCGATGGCCTTGGCCGTAAGGTAGACTTCAAGAATACATTGATCATTATGACCTCCAACATTGGGGTTCGTCAGCTGAAAGATTTCGGAGCAGGTGTAGGTTTCTCTACAAATGCGAAATCCAACAGCGAAGAAGAGAATACAAAATCAGTAATTGAAAAAGCACTGAAACGTACCTTCTCTCCTGAGTTCCTCAACCGTATTGATGATGTGATCATATTCAATTCACTGAGCAAAGAGCATATCTATACAATCATAGATATTACTATGCAGAGTGTGCTGAAACGTCTGGAAAACCTTGGCTTTAGCCTGGAACTGACGGAAGAAGCGAAAGGATTCCTGGCGGAAAAAGGCTACGACCAACAGTTTGGTGCCCGTCCGCTACACAGGGCGATCCAGAAATACCTGGAAGATCCTTTAGCAGAAGAGATCCTGAATATGAATATTCACAACGGAGATGTATTGATTGCTGATCTTGATAAGGAAAATCAGAAACTGATCTTTACTTTAAAGAACTCAAGAAATATCAAATCTGAAAAATCAGAGGCTTAA
- a CDS encoding STAS domain-containing protein, whose product MEFKIDTKEKILIIQPQISLLDANLADAFVKEVSDLPGLEGRNLILDMALVSNMEEAGLKAILTVYYQQYDSGLSCALTGLNSSLLAQIKAADENVVNLAPTMLEAIDLVMMEDLERELLGEDE is encoded by the coding sequence ATGGAATTCAAAATTGATACCAAAGAAAAAATTCTTATTATACAACCGCAAATAAGTTTGCTGGATGCTAATTTGGCAGACGCTTTTGTAAAAGAAGTATCAGATCTACCAGGTTTGGAAGGCCGCAATCTTATACTGGATATGGCATTGGTGTCAAATATGGAGGAAGCTGGGTTGAAAGCCATTTTAACAGTCTACTACCAGCAGTATGACAGCGGTCTGTCCTGCGCCCTCACCGGACTAAACAGTAGTCTTTTAGCACAAATTAAAGCTGCCGATGAAAATGTTGTAAACCTTGCCCCTACTATGTTAGAAGCCATCGACCTCGTCATGATGGAAGACCTGGAAAGGGAATTATTGGGTGAAGATGAATAA
- a CDS encoding ribonuclease Z, with protein sequence MFAVTILGNNSALPTLDRHPTAQVVTCNDILLLVDCGEGTQVQIARYKIRRSRLKYIFISHLHGDHYFGLIGLINTLSLLGRQDPLYLFGPPELEQILKLQMECAATTLQFQMHFTPLTEENQGVIVNDKDLQVSYFATRHRIPCYGFVFDMQKRKRRIIPEQARAYEIPAAFFSQLAEGADYQRKDGLLVKNDWVTLPPAPGKKYVYCADTKYTEELLPYIYQADLVYHETTYLHNLAERAIERYHSTSVQAATLAAKGEAKRLIIGHFSSKYTELTPFLEECKPVFPNTDLSLEGATYII encoded by the coding sequence ATGTTTGCGGTAACCATACTAGGTAATAATTCGGCTCTTCCCACGTTAGACAGGCATCCAACGGCACAGGTAGTCACATGTAACGATATTTTGCTACTCGTAGACTGTGGCGAAGGCACACAAGTGCAGATTGCACGCTATAAAATCCGGCGTAGCCGGCTCAAGTACATCTTTATCAGTCACTTACACGGCGATCACTATTTTGGTCTCATTGGCCTCATCAATACCCTGAGTCTGCTGGGACGCCAGGATCCACTTTACCTATTCGGCCCTCCTGAATTGGAACAAATCCTCAAACTCCAGATGGAGTGTGCGGCTACGACTTTGCAGTTTCAAATGCATTTCACCCCCTTAACAGAAGAAAATCAAGGCGTTATCGTAAACGATAAGGACCTGCAGGTAAGCTATTTTGCGACCAGGCACCGGATTCCCTGCTATGGTTTTGTGTTTGATATGCAAAAACGGAAACGGCGGATTATACCCGAACAGGCAAGGGCATATGAAATTCCTGCAGCCTTTTTCTCTCAGTTGGCCGAAGGAGCTGATTATCAGCGAAAAGATGGCTTGCTGGTAAAAAATGACTGGGTCACCCTCCCTCCTGCCCCGGGCAAAAAGTACGTCTATTGTGCAGATACAAAGTATACGGAGGAATTATTGCCATATATCTATCAGGCAGATCTCGTGTATCACGAAACTACTTATTTACATAACCTGGCAGAAAGAGCGATAGAAAGATATCACAGCACAAGTGTGCAGGCAGCGACATTAGCGGCGAAAGGTGAGGCTAAAAGATTGATTATCGGGCATTTTTCATCTAAGTATACAGAATTGACTCCTTTTCTGGAGGAATGTAAACCAGTGTTTCCGAATACAGATCTGTCGCTGGAAGGGGCTACATACATTATTTAG
- the dapA gene encoding 4-hydroxy-tetrahydrodipicolinate synthase, with the protein MEQLRGTGVALVTPFKKDESIDWNALERVIDHVIAGGVDYVVSLGTTGETPTLSAEEKLDIMKFTFEKVAKRVPVVVGIGDYNTRDVVKRLETCPLDEALAILSVAPYYSKPSQEGIFQHYKAVAAAAPKPVILYNVPGRTGRNMTAQTTLRLAHEVENIVAMKEASGDMVQCMQIIRDKPKDFIVMSGDDALAMPQIATGMDGLISVAANYFAKDTADMVRAALRNDFPTARTLHYKLQEAFDLMFEENNPAGVKAFLHEGGLIENVFRLPVIRVSDGLQARIAAFAKTFK; encoded by the coding sequence ATGGAACAATTAAGAGGCACCGGCGTTGCGCTGGTTACGCCCTTTAAAAAAGACGAAAGCATCGACTGGAATGCTTTAGAGAGAGTCATCGATCATGTGATTGCCGGCGGGGTTGACTATGTAGTATCCCTGGGGACAACCGGTGAAACACCTACACTGAGTGCAGAAGAGAAGTTGGACATTATGAAGTTCACCTTCGAAAAAGTAGCGAAGCGCGTACCTGTGGTGGTGGGTATTGGAGACTATAACACCCGTGATGTAGTCAAGCGTCTCGAAACCTGTCCGCTCGATGAAGCCCTTGCCATACTCAGCGTAGCTCCTTATTACAGCAAACCAAGTCAGGAAGGTATCTTCCAGCACTATAAGGCCGTAGCGGCAGCTGCGCCAAAGCCAGTTATTCTCTACAATGTACCTGGTCGTACCGGCCGTAATATGACCGCTCAGACCACCCTGCGCCTGGCACATGAGGTGGAAAACATCGTGGCCATGAAGGAAGCCAGCGGTGATATGGTACAGTGTATGCAGATTATCCGGGACAAACCGAAAGATTTCATCGTGATGAGCGGGGATGATGCCCTGGCTATGCCACAGATCGCAACTGGTATGGACGGTTTGATCTCTGTAGCAGCCAATTATTTTGCAAAAGATACCGCTGATATGGTACGTGCTGCCCTCCGGAACGATTTCCCTACAGCAAGAACGTTGCATTATAAATTGCAGGAAGCCTTTGATCTCATGTTTGAAGAAAACAACCCTGCGGGCGTGAAAGCGTTTTTACATGAGGGTGGTTTGATTGAAAATGTGTTCCGTTTGCCGGTAATACGTGTAAGCGATGGATTGCAGGCGAGAATTGCTGCTTTTGCAAAGACATTCAAATAA
- a CDS encoding acetyl-CoA carboxylase carboxyltransferase subunit alpha encodes MQFLEFEKPIADLYDQLEKLKENGAKSGVDVTATVVEYESKIAHTRQEIYDHLTSYQKVLLSRHPDRPYTLAYIEKMCTNFVELHGDRNVKDDKAMVGGFANLDGETVMFIGQQKGVNTKMRQIRNFGMANPEGYRKALRLMKLAEKFNKPIVTLIDTPGAYPGLEAEERGQGEAIARNIFEMVKLRVPVICIIIGEGASGGALGIGIGDRVLMLENSWYTVISPENCSTILWRSWNFKEKAAEELKLTSDHMKNFGLVDGVINEPLGGAHVNPDEMAVILKQKIKETLAELKKFDADTRIEQRIDKYSNMGFFDEH; translated from the coding sequence ATGCAATTCCTGGAATTCGAAAAACCTATTGCGGACTTGTATGATCAGCTGGAAAAACTGAAAGAGAATGGCGCCAAGTCTGGTGTTGACGTGACAGCTACCGTGGTGGAATATGAGTCTAAGATCGCTCATACCCGTCAGGAAATCTATGATCATCTGACCAGTTACCAAAAGGTACTGCTTAGCAGGCACCCGGATAGGCCCTATACCCTGGCGTACATTGAGAAGATGTGTACCAACTTTGTGGAGCTGCATGGCGACAGGAATGTAAAGGACGATAAGGCGATGGTAGGCGGTTTCGCCAACCTGGATGGCGAAACAGTGATGTTTATCGGTCAGCAGAAGGGGGTAAATACCAAAATGCGCCAGATCCGCAACTTTGGTATGGCTAATCCTGAAGGCTATCGCAAGGCATTGCGTCTCATGAAACTGGCAGAAAAGTTCAACAAGCCTATCGTAACGCTCATAGATACCCCGGGTGCTTACCCAGGTCTGGAAGCCGAAGAACGTGGTCAGGGTGAGGCAATTGCCCGCAATATATTTGAAATGGTGAAGCTGCGTGTACCAGTTATCTGTATCATTATCGGGGAAGGTGCTTCCGGTGGTGCCCTTGGCATCGGTATCGGAGATCGTGTGCTGATGCTGGAAAACAGCTGGTATACCGTAATTTCTCCTGAAAACTGCTCTACCATCCTCTGGCGTAGCTGGAACTTCAAGGAAAAAGCTGCCGAAGAGCTGAAACTGACCTCTGATCATATGAAGAACTTTGGTCTCGTTGATGGTGTTATCAATGAACCGCTGGGTGGCGCGCACGTAAACCCTGATGAAATGGCGGTGATCCTGAAACAAAAGATCAAAGAAACTTTGGCCGAACTGAAGAAGTTCGATGCTGACACCAGAATCGAGCAGCGTATTGACAAGTACAGCAACATGGGCTTTTTTGACGAACACTAA
- a CDS encoding peptidase domain-containing ABC transporter — protein sequence MGRKRFFYRQHDSIDCGPTCLKMIARFYGKLYPLDYLRERCFISREGVSLLSISEAAESIGFRTQMAYVDMDLLVNDCPFPAILHWDQNHFVVLYGIKKALLTKKIYFIVADPAFGIVALDEEKIHRSWISTFDNKGTILLLEPSSEFRLAREVREKRLGYGFLLNYLSPFKKHIVLLIGAMLGASLISLSFPFLTRLLIDEGVSRKNISLVYLVLLSQLFLFIGSTVIDFIRSWLLLHINARISLHIISDFLSKLLRLPLKFFETKAVGDLSQRINDHHRIENFLTGTVLTSIFSLINMLLFTAILAYFSCLIFSIFAILSVISVGWIFLFQKKREQLDYKRFATSRENQDKLYETIIGMQEIKLFGSEANKRNEWEQLQVKNFNLGIKALALEQYQQSGFIFINTIKNIVVSFLAASYVIKGDISLGVLLSISYITGQINGPIEQLVSFIKASQDARLSIDRLQEIFNKEDEESHSDQFQRERDLHRDIIIDHLSFQYEGPNSPFVLKDISMVIPKGRITAIVGTSGSGKTTLLKLLLGFYKPVKGEIMIGESPLHTLSPGLWRGQCGTVMQEGYIFYDTIAGNIAMNGEEIDDQLMEKAVVTANLMPFIEGLPLAYTTKIGASGLGISGGQKQRILIARAVYKNPHYIFFDEATSNLDTNNERVIMENLNEFLKGKTVVIIAHRLSTVRNADQIIVLENGHIVETGNHDRLVKNKYKYFELVKNQLELGS from the coding sequence ATGGGGAGAAAAAGATTCTTTTACCGCCAGCATGACTCAATAGATTGTGGGCCTACCTGTTTAAAAATGATCGCGCGTTTTTATGGGAAGTTGTACCCCCTTGACTATTTGCGTGAGAGATGTTTTATTAGTAGAGAAGGAGTTAGTCTTTTAAGTATCAGTGAGGCTGCTGAAAGTATCGGATTTCGTACGCAGATGGCATATGTAGATATGGATCTGCTTGTAAACGATTGTCCATTTCCGGCCATACTGCATTGGGATCAAAACCATTTTGTTGTTTTGTATGGTATTAAAAAGGCTTTATTAACAAAGAAAATTTATTTTATCGTCGCTGATCCTGCATTTGGAATAGTAGCGCTCGATGAAGAAAAAATACATAGATCCTGGATATCAACATTTGACAATAAAGGAACCATTCTTTTATTAGAACCATCCTCTGAATTTAGATTGGCCCGTGAAGTCAGAGAAAAAAGATTGGGATATGGTTTTTTACTAAATTATTTATCTCCTTTTAAGAAGCATATTGTATTGTTAATAGGAGCAATGCTGGGGGCTAGTCTTATTTCTCTTTCTTTTCCTTTCCTAACCCGGTTATTGATTGATGAAGGAGTAAGCAGAAAGAACATCTCATTAGTTTACCTTGTATTGCTCTCTCAATTATTTTTGTTTATTGGGAGTACTGTCATTGACTTTATCCGAAGTTGGTTATTATTACATATTAACGCGAGGATCAGCCTGCATATCATATCCGATTTCCTATCAAAGTTACTTAGGCTGCCGTTAAAGTTTTTTGAAACGAAGGCTGTTGGAGATCTATCTCAAAGGATAAACGACCATCATAGAATAGAAAACTTCTTAACAGGAACGGTATTAACGTCCATATTTTCTTTGATAAATATGCTCCTCTTTACCGCTATTCTTGCTTATTTCAGTTGCCTGATCTTTTCCATCTTTGCGATCCTAAGTGTAATTAGTGTAGGGTGGATATTTCTTTTTCAGAAAAAAAGAGAACAGTTGGACTATAAGCGGTTTGCTACCAGTAGAGAAAATCAGGATAAGCTTTATGAAACAATTATTGGCATGCAGGAAATAAAATTGTTTGGAAGCGAAGCCAATAAACGTAATGAGTGGGAGCAGTTGCAGGTGAAAAATTTTAACCTGGGTATAAAGGCTCTCGCACTAGAACAGTATCAACAATCGGGCTTTATCTTCATCAATACAATTAAAAATATTGTTGTATCCTTCCTTGCTGCCAGCTATGTCATAAAAGGAGATATCAGTCTGGGGGTGCTGCTTAGTATTTCATATATCACCGGACAGATTAACGGACCTATAGAACAATTGGTTAGCTTTATTAAAGCCTCACAGGATGCACGACTCAGTATAGATAGATTGCAGGAGATTTTTAATAAAGAAGATGAGGAAAGCCATTCTGATCAATTCCAACGAGAGCGTGATCTTCACAGGGATATCATTATTGACCATCTGTCCTTTCAATATGAAGGTCCTAATTCTCCATTTGTACTTAAAGATATTTCAATGGTCATTCCAAAAGGGAGAATAACAGCTATTGTAGGTACGAGTGGCAGTGGAAAAACAACACTGTTAAAATTGCTTTTAGGATTTTATAAACCAGTGAAGGGCGAAATTATGATTGGAGAAAGCCCTCTTCATACATTATCGCCTGGTCTCTGGCGAGGACAGTGTGGTACCGTGATGCAGGAAGGATATATCTTTTATGATACTATAGCTGGAAATATAGCAATGAATGGTGAAGAGATCGATGATCAATTAATGGAAAAAGCAGTGGTAACTGCCAATCTAATGCCGTTTATTGAGGGGCTGCCACTAGCCTATACTACGAAGATAGGAGCCTCTGGTCTCGGGATTAGCGGAGGGCAAAAGCAACGAATCCTGATTGCACGAGCTGTATATAAAAACCCTCATTACATTTTCTTTGATGAAGCTACCAGCAATCTTGATACTAACAATGAACGAGTGATCATGGAAAATTTGAATGAATTTCTAAAAGGTAAAACTGTGGTAATCATTGCTCATCGCTTGAGTACGGTAAGAAATGCAGATCAGATCATTGTATTGGAAAATGGTCATATTGTAGAAACAGGGAATCATGATCGGCTTGTGAAGAACAAGTATAAGTATTTTGAACTGGTAAAAAACCAACTTGAATTAGGTAGTTAA